Proteins encoded in a region of the Natrarchaeobius halalkaliphilus genome:
- a CDS encoding HAD-IIA family hydrolase, with protein MDGAIIDLDGTVYRSNEPIPGAVKAINRMRSFDLDIVFATNSSTKSIRTCVEKLESMGVSTNRNEILTSASVTASYVSEAYSDAVAFVIGEDPLRDELSERGVAISSDPCDAETLVVGKDRSFDFNTLQMTLNILDTGIPFIVTNPDRSSPTDSGIAPGTGAIIAAIVAASGRDPDIVVGKPNESMANITLDSVDSSPSEWLVIGDNVDTDIAMGKRAGMTTVLVQSGVDNRRVERNSSTLPDYILDSLGSINEVLNSH; from the coding sequence ATGGACGGAGCTATTATAGATTTAGATGGGACAGTGTATCGTTCCAATGAACCGATTCCTGGTGCTGTGAAGGCAATCAACCGAATGCGATCATTTGACCTCGATATCGTCTTTGCCACAAACTCTTCTACAAAATCAATACGCACGTGTGTAGAAAAGCTAGAAAGTATGGGTGTGTCGACCAATCGAAACGAAATCCTTACCAGCGCATCAGTAACTGCATCATATGTTTCTGAGGCGTACTCAGATGCGGTTGCGTTTGTCATTGGAGAGGACCCTCTGCGCGATGAATTGTCCGAACGTGGCGTAGCGATAAGCTCAGATCCTTGTGATGCTGAAACTCTCGTCGTTGGAAAAGATCGTTCATTTGATTTCAACACATTACAAATGACCTTAAACATTCTTGACACGGGTATCCCGTTCATCGTTACAAATCCGGACCGTTCTAGCCCAACCGACTCTGGTATCGCCCCTGGAACTGGTGCTATTATTGCAGCGATTGTCGCAGCATCGGGCCGCGATCCGGATATAGTCGTCGGAAAACCCAACGAGTCTATGGCTAACATAACATTGGACTCGGTCGACTCGTCGCCTTCGGAATGGCTTGTTATAGGGGATAACGTTGATACAGACATTGCGATGGGCAAGCGCGCGGGAATGACAACTGTGTTAGTCCAAAGCGGTGTCGACAACAGACGTGTTGAGCGGAACTCATCGACTTTGCCTGATTACATCTTGGATTCATTGGGATCGATCAACGAGGTACTTAATTCTCACTGA
- the phnE gene encoding phosphonate ABC transporter, permease protein PhnE, producing MSESSTPHNAGQQDDSRKHREWNRFSLRQRLTRFLSLAVSLIVVIVSWRFLDMNFYYMWTASATIQDLLGRMFPPDIGYTHEIMGPLIETINMAIVGTILAILLALPVAFLAARNTTPNKITYGLGKFIISFTRSVNVIIWALIFVVVFGPGALSGVLALAMRSIGFVSKLLAEAIEEIDPNQVEAIAATGGSSFDILVYGIVPQIKPAFIGVATYRWDINVRAATILGLVGAGGIGVQLNTSVNYFNWDAVLTILIAILVIVAISEVVSAYFRSKTT from the coding sequence ATGTCTGAAAGTAGCACACCCCACAACGCCGGCCAACAGGACGATTCACGGAAGCATCGAGAGTGGAACCGCTTTTCACTCAGACAACGTCTGACGCGTTTTCTGAGCCTTGCGGTCTCTTTGATTGTTGTGATCGTGTCATGGCGATTTTTGGACATGAACTTCTATTATATGTGGACTGCGTCTGCGACGATTCAGGATCTGCTCGGACGAATGTTCCCACCAGATATTGGATACACCCACGAGATCATGGGCCCACTGATTGAAACTATCAATATGGCTATTGTGGGCACGATACTGGCGATTTTGCTTGCGTTACCTGTTGCTTTTCTCGCAGCGAGAAACACAACACCCAACAAAATCACGTATGGTTTGGGAAAATTCATAATCTCGTTCACTAGATCTGTTAATGTCATAATATGGGCATTGATATTCGTGGTGGTGTTTGGTCCTGGTGCTCTCTCAGGGGTTCTTGCGCTTGCTATGCGATCAATCGGATTCGTATCTAAGTTATTAGCTGAAGCAATCGAAGAGATAGATCCGAATCAAGTAGAAGCGATTGCTGCAACTGGTGGATCTAGCTTTGATATCTTGGTTTATGGAATCGTTCCCCAAATTAAACCAGCGTTCATCGGCGTCGCGACGTACCGGTGGGACATAAATGTAAGGGCTGCAACCATCCTTGGATTAGTCGGTGCTGGAGGAATTGGAGTCCAGCTAAACACGAGCGTAAATTATTTCAATTGGGATGCGGTGCTTACGATCTTGATTGCAATTCTAGTTATTGTCGCGATCAGTGAAGTTGTCTCTGCATATTTCCGGTCGAAGACTACATAA
- a CDS encoding HAD family hydrolase codes for MVETVIFDLDNTLVVFDRDRNARLAATTDEVGAPPLTNEEYLSVHKKYLTNETREPIFAELLADQDDIDPAAAAAAYRDVTAEAILPLDGVVAMLEELSHEYSIGLLTNGPERAQREKLATLGWDNLFDEALATGEIQSGKPDSLSFKTILNELAVSPEEAVYVGDSIESDINGATNAGLRAIQVLYDGGPDPHSRAAGHVEQNQIAEELPSLISTL; via the coding sequence ATGGTTGAGACTGTTATATTTGACCTAGATAACACGCTTGTCGTGTTTGATCGCGATAGGAACGCTCGCTTAGCTGCGACTACAGATGAGGTTGGTGCACCCCCTCTAACAAATGAGGAATATTTGAGTGTCCATAAGAAATATTTAACAAATGAAACACGCGAGCCAATTTTTGCGGAACTACTTGCGGATCAGGATGACATCGATCCAGCAGCAGCAGCAGCAGCATACCGTGATGTGACGGCTGAAGCCATACTGCCCCTTGATGGCGTGGTGGCTATGTTAGAAGAACTCTCTCATGAGTATTCTATTGGCCTATTGACAAATGGTCCAGAACGCGCTCAGCGTGAAAAGCTTGCGACCCTGGGTTGGGATAATCTCTTTGACGAAGCTTTGGCAACAGGCGAGATTCAAAGCGGTAAACCTGACTCCCTTTCTTTCAAAACCATTCTAAATGAATTAGCTGTAAGTCCGGAGGAGGCGGTCTACGTTGGTGATAGTATTGAATCCGATATAAATGGGGCAACCAATGCTGGTCTTCGCGCGATTCAGGTGCTCTATGACGGTGGCCCCGATCCACACTCAAGAGCCGCCGGTCACGTTGAACAGAATCAAATTGCTGAAGAGTTACCGAGTTTAATCAGTACGTTGTAG
- the phnC gene encoding phosphonate ABC transporter ATP-binding protein, whose protein sequence is MLTVNNLEKVYDTGDRALDDVSVEVSGNEIVSIIGPSGAGKSTFIRCINRLTEPTSGEVYLDGTEITSLSKNELRNTRRDMGMIFQEYNLVERLTVMENVLSGRLGYVGNLSSIRRSFPQKDITEAYQILDRVGLGGLENNRADALSGGQRQRVGIARAVVQRPKIMLADEPTSSLDPETSHEVMELLTDIADERDIPVLINIHEVDLALEYTDHIIGLTNGSLSFEGTPAELDEEARDTIYRDGKSRTSPETDQPTEVTPHEST, encoded by the coding sequence ATGTTAACAGTAAACAATTTAGAGAAAGTTTATGACACAGGAGATCGGGCCCTAGATGATGTATCGGTAGAGGTCTCTGGTAACGAGATTGTATCGATCATCGGTCCCAGCGGCGCAGGCAAAAGTACGTTTATTCGCTGTATAAACCGTCTCACGGAGCCAACATCGGGAGAAGTGTATCTGGACGGAACTGAAATCACTTCCCTCTCTAAAAACGAACTTCGTAATACCAGGCGTGATATGGGTATGATATTTCAGGAGTACAATCTCGTCGAACGATTAACTGTAATGGAGAACGTATTATCTGGCCGTCTCGGATACGTTGGAAACCTCAGTTCGATTCGTCGGTCGTTCCCACAAAAAGATATCACTGAGGCGTACCAGATACTCGACAGAGTTGGTCTTGGTGGGCTGGAGAATAACCGTGCTGACGCACTCTCCGGTGGACAACGCCAACGGGTCGGAATCGCCCGAGCGGTTGTACAGCGACCTAAAATAATGCTGGCGGACGAACCAACGAGTAGCCTTGATCCTGAGACTTCTCACGAAGTGATGGAACTCCTAACCGATATTGCGGATGAACGTGATATTCCTGTCTTAATTAATATTCATGAGGTCGATCTAGCCCTCGAGTACACTGATCACATTATTGGATTGACGAACGGATCCCTCTCATTCGAAGGCACTCCAGCAGAACTCGACGAAGAGGCTAGAGACACGATATACCGTGACGGCAAATCCCGAACGTCACCGGAAACGGACCAACCAACCGAGGTAACGCCCCACGAGAGTACGTAA
- the phnE gene encoding phosphonate ABC transporter, permease protein PhnE yields the protein MSTDNELSQNKSWERPSLFYNKFVKYVVYLSILLFLIWSVWELRISFERFIAGIESSQMLITEMFPPDYGDSTRPRIWSGILETLAMAVIATVIGVGISIPIAFIAAGNLVPKPVYLFGRSIVMISRALHELVLAIVIVTAVGFGPLAGILALTIATPGFFAKLLSEDLEDIDEGQINAIRAVGASRSQVATYGILPQVMPRIIGLTVYRMDINIRASTIVGIVGAGGIGMTLMLSFDTYQYDFTLAILLVIVAIVLLGEMFSAWIRNKVQ from the coding sequence ATGTCTACTGATAATGAACTCTCGCAAAATAAGAGCTGGGAACGCCCTTCGTTATTTTATAATAAGTTTGTAAAGTACGTTGTCTATCTCTCGATTCTCCTATTTTTAATCTGGAGTGTGTGGGAGCTCAGGATCAGTTTCGAGAGGTTTATAGCTGGAATCGAAAGCAGCCAGATGCTGATTACTGAGATGTTCCCTCCTGATTATGGTGACAGCACTCGTCCGCGAATCTGGAGTGGAATCCTCGAGACGCTTGCCATGGCCGTTATTGCGACGGTGATTGGGGTTGGGATCAGTATTCCAATCGCGTTTATCGCGGCTGGGAATCTGGTACCGAAACCGGTCTATCTATTTGGCAGGTCAATAGTAATGATTTCGCGAGCATTGCACGAGCTTGTGCTCGCGATTGTTATTGTTACTGCGGTTGGGTTTGGACCGTTAGCCGGTATACTTGCACTCACGATTGCGACACCTGGATTCTTCGCAAAACTTCTCTCGGAGGATCTTGAAGACATTGATGAGGGCCAGATAAATGCTATTCGAGCAGTCGGTGCGTCGCGGTCTCAGGTAGCAACCTATGGCATTCTTCCGCAAGTGATGCCACGTATTATCGGTCTCACCGTCTATCGAATGGATATCAATATTCGTGCCAGCACCATTGTCGGCATCGTCGGTGCTGGTGGTATTGGAATGACACTGATGCTCTCGTTCGATACGTATCAGTATGATTTCACCCTTGCAATTTTGCTGGTCATCGTTGCAATCGTATTACTCGGTGAAATGTTCAGCGCATGGATTCGTAACAAGGTACAATAA
- a CDS encoding inositol monophosphatase family protein translates to MDDLPENEYLKTAITAAKSVGDLQNEHCGNIAKSEFKYKSRRDLVTETDIQSEKEIIDIIATKYPNHTIAGEETKGVQGESDKRWVIDPIDGTTNYYHGVPFYAVSIAFKKDGEAEIGVVYCPSTDETYCAINGNGAYYNNKRITVSGETDWERSLIGTGFLSKHIVDEELLGVLQVVVNTTHGIRRFGSAAASLAMVASGQIEGYYHPYLNTWDIAAGVLMVKEAGGTIETFETDEGDSLHVVATNGNIQTELSRLFTSSVTHH, encoded by the coding sequence ATGGACGACTTGCCGGAAAATGAATATCTGAAGACCGCTATTACTGCAGCGAAAAGCGTGGGAGACCTGCAAAACGAGCACTGTGGAAACATCGCTAAATCAGAATTCAAGTACAAGTCTCGGAGAGATCTGGTTACAGAAACAGATATACAATCAGAGAAAGAAATTATTGACATTATTGCCACCAAGTACCCCAATCATACGATCGCTGGAGAAGAAACAAAGGGTGTACAGGGGGAATCTGATAAACGATGGGTAATCGATCCGATCGATGGTACGACAAATTATTATCACGGTGTTCCGTTTTACGCAGTATCAATCGCATTCAAAAAAGACGGGGAAGCCGAGATAGGGGTGGTGTATTGTCCATCAACGGACGAAACCTATTGTGCGATTAATGGAAACGGAGCATATTACAACAACAAACGTATCACAGTATCTGGAGAAACAGATTGGGAGAGGTCGCTTATTGGAACAGGTTTCCTCTCGAAACACATAGTGGATGAAGAGCTACTGGGAGTTTTGCAAGTAGTGGTTAACACTACACATGGAATACGGAGATTTGGATCAGCAGCAGCGTCACTAGCGATGGTGGCGAGTGGCCAGATTGAGGGATACTATCACCCGTATCTAAACACGTGGGATATTGCAGCAGGAGTGTTGATGGTAAAAGAAGCAGGTGGGACCATTGAGACGTTCGAAACAGACGAGGGAGACAGTTTGCACGTAGTTGCAACTAACGGTAATATTCAAACGGAGCTTTCAAGATTGTTCACATCTTCCGTCACCCATCATTAG
- a CDS encoding MFS transporter, which translates to MSYADLLTNKNFGIIILVSVSATIGTLLPPALPGLATGLGVSEGTIGYVITVYKLPSILIIPVAAAVADIYGRRTVLLPSLILFGGAGTIMFFAQSFSTLLFLAVVLGTGAAAIYPLTVTLLGDFFEGRQNSAGQGIRVGMIGLGMIFVPVATGYLAEIRWNYPFILFLFVFPVVGIVHLSLSEPLPNKIDERTLRSAVTEYAWTIRKKISEPSLAILVFGGFTRGFTRYALVIFVPLFAVSTLEASLFQVGLLLSIPGAVYVVASPFSGELLNWFKRKQVLFASFFVSGFALFLLPFVNNLFVLAILILCHTAGDAVLDPVMKGTVTSLTDNEHRAGIVNTLYVLKRIGQTTAPAVLGFILATFNYSIVFASSAVFVGIYLLLFAFLFSDTVLS; encoded by the coding sequence GTGTCGTATGCTGATTTACTAACCAATAAAAACTTTGGGATTATCATACTAGTATCAGTGTCTGCTACAATCGGAACTCTTCTGCCTCCTGCGTTGCCCGGTCTTGCTACTGGATTGGGGGTCTCTGAAGGGACAATTGGGTATGTTATTACGGTGTACAAATTGCCTTCGATTCTAATTATTCCCGTAGCTGCAGCCGTCGCTGATATATATGGTCGACGAACTGTTTTGCTTCCGTCTCTCATTTTATTTGGTGGTGCTGGGACGATCATGTTTTTCGCACAGTCTTTCTCCACCCTTCTTTTTCTTGCTGTGGTCCTTGGAACTGGAGCAGCTGCAATCTATCCGCTAACTGTGACCCTCCTAGGTGACTTCTTCGAGGGAAGACAAAATTCTGCTGGGCAAGGTATACGAGTGGGTATGATCGGATTGGGTATGATTTTTGTTCCCGTTGCAACTGGTTATCTAGCAGAAATTAGGTGGAATTATCCCTTTATTCTGTTCCTTTTTGTCTTTCCCGTAGTTGGGATCGTTCACTTATCCCTTTCCGAACCACTACCAAATAAAATAGACGAGCGTACTCTTCGTTCTGCCGTTACGGAATACGCCTGGACAATTCGGAAGAAAATATCAGAACCCTCATTGGCAATCCTGGTCTTCGGTGGATTCACTCGAGGTTTTACTAGATATGCACTGGTGATCTTTGTTCCACTTTTTGCTGTTAGCACTCTCGAGGCATCCCTGTTTCAGGTCGGACTTTTGCTTTCAATTCCTGGTGCTGTCTACGTTGTGGCGTCCCCGTTTTCCGGCGAGTTGCTCAATTGGTTCAAACGAAAACAGGTCTTATTCGCCTCGTTTTTTGTCTCCGGATTCGCGCTCTTTCTTTTACCGTTCGTGAACAATCTATTCGTCTTGGCGATTTTAATCCTTTGTCACACCGCTGGTGATGCCGTCCTCGACCCTGTGATGAAAGGTACTGTGACGTCTCTAACGGATAATGAGCACAGAGCTGGTATCGTAAACACATTGTATGTGCTGAAACGAATCGGCCAAACCACAGCACCAGCAGTTCTCGGTTTCATTCTCGCCACTTTCAATTATTCAATAGTGTTTGCTTCATCAGCCGTTTTCGTCGGCATATATTTGCTACTGTTCGCTTTTTTATTCTCAGATACTGTCCTAAGTTGA
- a CDS encoding metallophosphoesterase family protein has product MTVHDFPDEQPGPVLAKLRKPRSQQLTRLAFVADIHLSTDGFGTSKVYHRTEELFETLISDINARDVSGVVFLGDQTHDGRPKEFDLFDTMVEQLQFPWISLPGNHDVPKEHDEHRSLLYTEFKRRYTPRGDGYPFVTEFNETSVISLNSSCTPDGCLRNTASGKISQQQLDYISGLDLDVSRTIVTLHHNLSLLPEHTVDYPWNQFQIENRTSLVDSLPANSSPLVVSGHHHLPAVTNTENYLELIAPAVCSFPQSYLLAEISSRGTTVFLVPLSDRDEITESYWFAKNGSVTSQGSLEMASNRLGRLPLLVEE; this is encoded by the coding sequence ATGACTGTTCACGATTTTCCGGACGAACAACCTGGCCCAGTACTTGCAAAGTTACGAAAGCCACGATCTCAACAGTTGACACGCCTTGCTTTCGTCGCTGATATCCATTTATCAACAGATGGATTCGGAACTAGCAAAGTGTACCATAGAACTGAAGAGCTATTCGAAACACTGATTTCGGACATCAATGCAAGGGATGTTTCCGGCGTCGTATTTCTTGGTGATCAGACCCACGATGGGCGTCCTAAAGAATTTGATTTGTTTGACACGATGGTCGAACAACTTCAGTTTCCTTGGATTTCACTCCCTGGAAATCACGACGTCCCCAAAGAACACGACGAGCACAGGTCGCTTTTATATACTGAATTCAAGCGGCGATATACTCCTCGCGGTGATGGATATCCGTTCGTGACTGAATTCAACGAGACCAGTGTGATTTCTTTGAACAGTTCGTGTACCCCAGATGGCTGTCTCAGAAATACGGCGTCGGGAAAAATCTCACAGCAGCAGCTAGATTACATCAGTGGCCTCGATTTGGACGTTTCTCGCACTATCGTTACACTGCATCACAACCTTTCTCTACTTCCTGAACATACCGTTGACTACCCCTGGAATCAGTTCCAGATAGAAAATAGAACCTCTCTTGTTGATTCGTTGCCAGCTAATTCATCACCTTTAGTGGTTTCGGGCCATCATCATCTTCCAGCGGTTACCAATACGGAAAATTACCTGGAACTAATCGCACCTGCAGTCTGTTCGTTCCCACAGTCTTACTTACTGGCAGAGATCTCCTCAAGGGGTACAACAGTCTTTCTCGTTCCATTATCGGATCGTGATGAGATCACTGAGTCGTATTGGTTTGCCAAGAACGGTAGCGTTACTTCTCAAGGTAGTTTGGAGATGGCTTCTAATCGTCTTGGGCGTTTGCCCCTTCTTGTCGAAGAGTAA